One window from the genome of Bacillus weihaiensis encodes:
- the rplI gene encoding 50S ribosomal protein L9 yields the protein MKVIFLKDVKGKGKKGEIKNVADGYAQNFLLKQGLAVEASNANVSSLNAQKKKKEQEAVEELEQMKHLKDELEKLTVEILAKSGEGGRLFGSVTSKQIADELKKTYNIKLDKRKLDLPDGIRALGFTNVPVKLHPEVTATVKVHVKEQ from the coding sequence ATGAAGGTTATTTTCTTGAAGGATGTAAAAGGAAAAGGAAAAAAAGGGGAAATTAAAAATGTAGCAGATGGCTACGCACAAAACTTTCTACTAAAACAAGGTCTTGCAGTGGAAGCTAGTAATGCAAATGTTAGTTCATTGAACGCTCAGAAAAAGAAGAAAGAACAAGAAGCAGTGGAAGAGCTAGAACAAATGAAACACCTTAAGGATGAACTAGAAAAGCTAACAGTTGAAATTTTAGCAAAATCTGGTGAGGGTGGACGTCTATTCGGATCAGTAACAAGTAAGCAGATTGCAGATGAACTAAAAAAGACGTATAATATTAAGTTAGATAAGCGTAAATTAGATCTACCTGATGGAATTAGAGCTTTAGGATTTACAAATGTTCCTGTTAAGCTACATCCTGAAGTAACAGCTACAGTGAAGGTGCACGTAAAAGAACAGTAA
- the dnaB gene encoding replicative DNA helicase, with protein sequence MNEVLGDRIPPHNIEAEQAVLGAIFLQPASLTLASEVLIPEDFYRAAHQKIYNAMLDLSDKGEPVDLVTVTTELADVNLLEEIGGVSYLSDLANSVPTAANIEYYSKIVEEKSILRRLIRTATTIAQDGYSREDEVEVVLNEAEKTIMEVAQRKNAGAFKNIKDVLVETYDNIELLHDNKGDVTGIPTGFTELDRMTAGFQRNDLIIVAARPSVGKTAFALNIAQNVATKTDENVAIFSLEMGADQLVMRMLCAEGNIDAQRLRTGSLTSDDWGKLTMAMGSLSNSGIYIDDTPGIRVSEIRSKCRRLKQEAGLGMILIDYLQLIQGSGRSDNRQQEVSEISRTLKELARELKVPVIALSQLSRGVEQRQDKRPMMSDIRESGSIEQDADIVAFLYRDDYYDKESENKNIIEIIIAKQRNGPVGTVSLAFVKEYNKFVNLERRFDDAGVPA encoded by the coding sequence ATTAACGAGGTACTTGGTGATCGTATTCCACCACATAATATAGAAGCTGAGCAGGCTGTATTAGGGGCGATTTTCTTACAACCTGCCTCATTAACACTTGCGTCAGAAGTATTAATTCCAGAAGATTTTTACCGAGCAGCACATCAAAAAATTTATAACGCGATGCTAGATTTATCAGACAAAGGAGAACCAGTCGACTTAGTCACCGTAACAACAGAGCTAGCGGATGTAAATCTATTAGAAGAAATCGGTGGAGTTTCCTATTTAAGTGATTTGGCTAATTCTGTTCCAACCGCAGCCAATATTGAATACTACAGTAAGATTGTTGAAGAAAAATCAATTCTTCGACGACTGATTCGTACGGCTACAACGATTGCGCAAGATGGCTATAGCCGTGAAGATGAAGTAGAAGTCGTTCTAAATGAAGCGGAAAAAACAATTATGGAGGTTGCTCAGCGAAAAAATGCAGGAGCCTTCAAAAATATTAAAGATGTTTTAGTAGAAACCTATGATAATATCGAGTTGCTGCATGACAATAAGGGAGATGTAACAGGGATACCGACAGGATTCACTGAGCTTGATCGAATGACGGCAGGATTCCAACGTAATGACCTAATTATTGTTGCGGCACGTCCATCTGTAGGTAAGACTGCTTTCGCGTTAAACATCGCGCAAAACGTTGCGACAAAAACAGACGAAAATGTTGCCATCTTCAGTCTCGAGATGGGAGCAGATCAGCTAGTTATGAGGATGCTTTGCGCGGAAGGAAATATAGATGCCCAACGACTAAGAACAGGTTCCCTAACATCTGATGACTGGGGAAAACTCACGATGGCAATGGGGAGTCTATCAAACTCCGGAATATATATAGACGATACACCCGGTATTCGTGTAAGTGAAATTCGTTCTAAGTGTCGTCGACTTAAACAAGAAGCTGGCTTGGGTATGATATTAATTGATTACTTACAGCTTATTCAAGGTAGTGGCCGTTCTGACAATCGTCAGCAAGAGGTATCTGAAATCTCACGTACATTAAAAGAATTAGCCCGTGAGCTAAAGGTACCGGTTATTGCCCTATCTCAGCTATCTCGTGGAGTAGAACAACGTCAAGACAAGCGACCAATGATGTCTGATATCCGTGAATCAGGATCGATTGAGCAGGATGCTGATATTGTGGCATTCTTATATCGTGACGATTACTATGATAAAGAATCTGAGAACAAAAATATTATCGAAATTATTATTGCAAAGCAACGTAACGGTCCTGTAGGGACAGTTTCATTAGCTTTCGTAAAAGAGTACAATAAGTTCGTTAACCTGGAGCGGCGATTTGATGATGCAGGCGTTCCGGCGTAA
- a CDS encoding adenylosuccinate synthase: protein MSSVVVVGTQWGDEGKGKITDFLSENAEVIARYQGGNNAGHTIKFDGETYKLHLIPSGIFYKDKTSVIGNGMVVDPKALVKELKYLHDRGVTTDNLRISNRAHVILPYHLKLDEVEEERKGANKIGTTKKGIGPAYMDKAARVGIRISDLLERDTFEEKLTRALQEKNRLLEKFYEVEGFTVEEILDEYYEYGQQFKKYVVDTSVVLNDALDEGRRVLFEGAQGVMLDIDQGTYPFVTSSNPVAGGVTIGSGVGPTKINHVVGVSKAYTTRVGDGPFPTELNNEIGDKIREVGREYGTTTGRPRRVGWFDSVVVRHARRVSGLTDLSLNSIDVLTGIEKLKICVAYKYKGETINEYPASLKVLAECEPVYEELPGWTEDITSVRTLSELPENARHYIERISQLTGIPLSIFSVGPDRAQTNVVRSVYS, encoded by the coding sequence ATGTCTTCAGTAGTAGTTGTAGGTACACAATGGGGAGATGAAGGAAAAGGGAAAATTACAGATTTCCTTTCTGAAAATGCAGAGGTAATTGCTCGTTATCAAGGTGGAAACAATGCAGGTCATACAATTAAATTTGATGGTGAAACATACAAGCTTCACTTAATTCCGTCTGGTATTTTTTATAAAGATAAAACAAGCGTAATTGGAAACGGTATGGTTGTTGACCCTAAGGCTCTTGTTAAAGAGTTAAAATATCTTCATGATCGTGGAGTAACAACTGATAATCTAAGAATTAGTAATCGTGCCCATGTTATTTTACCGTATCATCTAAAATTAGATGAAGTAGAAGAAGAGAGAAAAGGCGCGAACAAAATTGGAACTACGAAAAAAGGAATCGGTCCTGCTTACATGGATAAAGCAGCTCGTGTCGGAATTCGTATTTCTGATTTACTAGAGCGTGATACATTCGAAGAAAAATTAACACGTGCTCTACAGGAGAAAAACCGCCTATTAGAAAAATTCTATGAAGTAGAAGGCTTCACAGTAGAAGAAATTTTAGATGAATACTATGAGTACGGCCAACAGTTTAAAAAGTACGTTGTTGATACATCTGTTGTCTTAAACGACGCATTAGATGAAGGACGTCGTGTACTTTTCGAAGGTGCTCAAGGTGTTATGCTTGATATTGATCAAGGTACATATCCATTCGTTACATCTTCAAACCCAGTAGCAGGTGGTGTAACAATTGGATCTGGTGTTGGTCCAACGAAAATTAACCATGTTGTTGGAGTATCCAAAGCTTATACAACACGTGTAGGTGACGGACCATTCCCAACAGAGTTGAATAACGAAATTGGTGACAAAATCCGTGAAGTAGGACGAGAGTACGGTACAACTACTGGTCGCCCACGTCGTGTGGGTTGGTTTGATAGTGTTGTTGTTCGTCATGCAAGACGTGTTAGTGGTTTAACAGATCTTTCTTTAAACTCTATTGATGTATTAACTGGGATTGAGAAATTAAAGATTTGTGTAGCTTACAAATACAAAGGCGAAACAATTAACGAATATCCGGCTAGCTTAAAAGTTTTAGCAGAATGTGAGCCAGTCTATGAAGAGCTTCCAGGCTGGACAGAAGATATTACAAGTGTGCGCACATTATCAGAGCTACCTGAAAATGCTAGACACTATATCGAGCGAATTTCACAATTAACAGGCATTCCTTTATCGATCTTCTCTGTAGGACCAGATCGTGCCCAAACGAATGTTGTGCGTAGTGTATATAGCTAA
- a CDS encoding M23 family metallopeptidase — protein MFRRSNSFIGNVLPQSKSLFKNITICLSLATAVTVGANSVAAEDSLTTVYHVYLDSEYMGSVNDQTVIDDVTKTKITNKNKTYEDLRLTVEDLEIIPEKMFRPVYNNDLTVSKLMQELDVVVEATELTLNGEPIAYFKDNEDAQAVLEQYKQLYIPESDLVEWNDIQSITSEELPALKENESRLLDVSLTEKVSLEEEKVSPKKILTVEQGVNLLKKGTLADAKYEVEEQDVLGSIAKKHELTLKQLLELNPGMSEDTLIKPGDLLNVTVFKPYTKVKVTEEELKKESIAFETEIKEDSSLPKGEKKTTQEGQNGEKLIHYVIEKENGTEISRTTKEENVVKEPVKEVIVKGTKVIPSRGTGSLAWPAVGGYVSSHLGQRWGKLHKGIDIARPSDRTIKAADNGTVVSAGYDGGYGNKVVINHNNGIKTVYAHLDSISVTVGQVVSQGQKIGVMGKTGNSTGVHLHFEVYENGNLKNPMDYL, from the coding sequence GTGTTTAGACGTTCTAATAGTTTCATAGGAAATGTTTTACCCCAAAGTAAGAGTCTATTTAAAAATATAACAATATGTTTAAGCCTAGCTACAGCTGTTACAGTTGGAGCAAATAGTGTTGCCGCTGAAGATTCTCTAACCACAGTGTACCATGTATATCTTGATTCTGAATATATGGGATCTGTTAACGATCAAACTGTGATTGATGATGTAACGAAAACTAAAATTACAAATAAAAATAAAACTTATGAGGACCTACGCTTAACTGTAGAAGATTTAGAGATCATTCCAGAGAAGATGTTTCGTCCAGTTTATAATAATGATTTGACAGTCTCCAAACTAATGCAGGAGCTTGATGTAGTCGTTGAAGCTACTGAGCTTACTTTAAATGGTGAACCTATTGCCTATTTTAAGGACAATGAAGATGCACAAGCTGTGCTAGAACAATATAAACAGCTCTATATTCCTGAAAGTGATTTAGTAGAATGGAATGATATTCAAAGCATTACCTCAGAGGAACTACCAGCTCTTAAAGAAAATGAATCTCGTCTATTAGACGTATCACTTACTGAAAAAGTTTCACTAGAAGAGGAGAAAGTTTCCCCTAAAAAAATCCTTACAGTAGAGCAAGGCGTCAACTTGTTAAAGAAGGGGACACTTGCTGACGCAAAATACGAAGTAGAAGAGCAGGATGTTTTAGGTAGTATTGCAAAAAAACATGAGCTAACATTAAAGCAATTATTAGAGTTAAATCCAGGTATGTCAGAGGATACATTAATTAAACCGGGTGATCTTCTAAACGTCACGGTCTTCAAACCTTATACGAAGGTAAAGGTTACGGAGGAAGAATTAAAGAAGGAATCAATTGCATTTGAGACGGAGATTAAGGAAGATTCATCATTGCCTAAAGGAGAAAAGAAAACAACGCAAGAAGGGCAAAATGGTGAAAAGCTTATTCATTATGTAATTGAAAAAGAAAATGGCACAGAAATAAGTAGAACGACGAAAGAAGAAAACGTAGTGAAGGAACCCGTAAAAGAAGTAATCGTCAAAGGTACTAAGGTCATTCCATCTAGAGGAACAGGATCTTTAGCTTGGCCTGCAGTAGGTGGCTATGTTTCAAGTCATCTAGGGCAACGTTGGGGGAAGCTACATAAAGGGATTGATATTGCTAGACCAAGTGATCGCACAATAAAAGCTGCTGACAATGGTACTGTAGTGTCTGCTGGATATGATGGTGGTTATGGAAACAAAGTTGTCATTAATCATAATAATGGAATAAAAACAGTGTACGCCCATCTTGATTCCATTAGTGTGACTGTAGGTCAAGTTGTTTCACAGGGTCAAAAAATTGGAGTTATGGGTAAAACAGGTAATTCAACCGGTGTTCATTTACATTTTGAAGTGTATGAAAATGGGAATTTGAAAAATCCAATGGATTATTTATAA
- the yycF gene encoding response regulator YycF has translation MEKKILVVDDEKPIADILQFNLKKEGYVVYCAYDGQQALDMVEEHKPDLLLLDIMLPIRDGMEVCREVRKKYEMPIIMLTAKDSEIDKVLGLELGADDYVTKPFSTRELLARVKANLRRQQAIEQTDERGASNEISIGSLVIHPDAYVVSKRGETIELTHREFELLHYLAQHIGQVMTREHLLQTVWGYDYFGDVRTVDVTVRRLREKIEDNPSHPTWIVTRRGVGYYLRHSEQD, from the coding sequence ATGGAAAAGAAGATTCTAGTAGTAGATGATGAAAAACCAATCGCAGATATCTTACAGTTTAACTTAAAAAAAGAAGGCTATGTTGTTTATTGTGCCTACGATGGACAACAGGCTTTAGATATGGTTGAAGAGCATAAGCCAGATTTGCTTTTATTAGATATCATGCTCCCAATTAGAGATGGTATGGAGGTTTGTCGAGAAGTAAGAAAGAAGTATGAAATGCCAATCATTATGTTAACAGCTAAAGATTCAGAAATAGATAAAGTATTAGGGCTCGAGCTTGGTGCAGACGATTACGTGACAAAGCCTTTTAGTACAAGAGAATTACTGGCTCGTGTTAAGGCTAATTTACGTCGTCAGCAAGCAATTGAACAAACGGATGAACGTGGTGCGTCGAATGAAATTTCGATCGGATCATTGGTCATCCACCCTGATGCATATGTGGTCTCAAAGCGTGGGGAAACAATCGAGCTTACACACCGAGAGTTTGAATTACTACATTATTTAGCACAGCACATTGGACAAGTAATGACAAGGGAGCACTTGCTGCAAACAGTATGGGGCTATGACTATTTTGGAGATGTTCGAACGGTAGATGTAACAGTAAGAAGACTGCGCGAGAAAATTGAAGATAATCCAAGTCATCCAACTTGGATTGTAACAAGACGTGGAGTAGGTTACTATTTACGCCATTCAGAACAGGATTAA
- the walK gene encoding cell wall metabolism sensor histidine kinase WalK: MKRVSFFRSIHFKFVMVYVLLIIMAMQIIGIYFVRELETSLKTNFDSSLTKRISLLAYNIEQEMTRDPKEYSDGKTSQGEISTIIGDFVTGEILEVKVIDKNKTVIATSELNQDIVGKKTPEVSIHRALLGLEHSDLYIVDGKRVRVITQPINHQEQTIGAIYIVASMDEVFEQMRIINKILAAGTVLALVITAALGIFLARTITRPMTDMKKQAMELANGNFSRKVKVYGEDEIGQLAVTFNYLTEKLEDAQATTEGERKKLASVIAHMTDGVIATNRDGQVILINNPALEMLDVSRGTIQDQTITELLGIEDEHTFESLIEEQESIILHSDSHNNPVIIRVNFSVIQKEASKIDGLIAVLYDITEQEKIEQERREFVANVSHELRTPLTTMRSYLEALADGAWKDNEIAPQFLHVTQTETERMIRLVNDLLQLSKLDRTDYRLSKEWINFPDFFDKIIDRFEMTKAEHVTFIRHIPNEELFVDIDTDKITQVLDNIISNALKYSPEGGNVIFNVDILSTDIQIRVKDEGVGIPQDSINKIFDRFYRVDKARTRQLGGTGLGLAIAKEMVYAHGGDIWATSKEGQGTTVFFTLPYDPNQEDEWE, from the coding sequence ATGAAAAGAGTTAGTTTCTTTCGCTCCATCCATTTTAAATTTGTGATGGTCTATGTACTCCTTATTATTATGGCCATGCAAATCATTGGGATTTACTTTGTAAGAGAATTAGAAACATCCTTAAAAACAAATTTTGATAGCTCATTAACAAAGCGTATTAGCTTGTTAGCATATAATATCGAGCAAGAAATGACGCGTGATCCAAAAGAATATTCAGATGGTAAAACTTCTCAAGGTGAAATTTCTACGATTATAGGAGACTTCGTCACTGGGGAAATCTTAGAGGTTAAAGTCATTGATAAAAACAAAACGGTTATTGCGACATCAGAATTAAATCAGGATATTGTCGGGAAGAAGACACCTGAAGTAAGTATACACCGTGCATTATTAGGGTTAGAGCATAGTGACCTTTATATTGTGGACGGAAAGCGTGTGAGGGTCATCACACAACCTATTAATCACCAAGAACAAACAATTGGTGCCATCTATATTGTGGCCTCAATGGATGAAGTATTTGAACAGATGAGAATTATCAATAAAATCTTGGCCGCCGGGACGGTCTTAGCTCTCGTCATTACTGCAGCACTTGGAATTTTCTTAGCCAGGACGATTACGCGTCCAATGACGGACATGAAAAAGCAGGCAATGGAGCTAGCAAACGGTAACTTTTCACGTAAAGTTAAAGTGTATGGAGAAGATGAGATTGGACAGCTTGCCGTGACCTTTAACTATTTAACGGAGAAGCTAGAGGATGCTCAGGCTACAACAGAAGGAGAGCGAAAAAAACTCGCATCTGTCATTGCTCATATGACAGATGGAGTTATTGCAACAAACCGTGATGGACAAGTTATCTTAATTAACAACCCTGCACTTGAAATGCTTGATGTTTCACGTGGAACAATTCAGGATCAAACTATAACAGAGCTGTTAGGGATAGAAGATGAGCATACATTTGAGAGTTTGATCGAAGAACAGGAATCTATTATTCTTCATTCTGATTCTCATAATAATCCTGTAATAATCCGTGTTAATTTCTCCGTCATTCAAAAAGAAGCAAGTAAAATTGATGGATTAATTGCTGTTTTATATGACATTACGGAACAAGAAAAGATTGAGCAGGAGCGCAGAGAATTTGTTGCGAATGTGTCACATGAACTTAGAACACCTTTGACAACGATGAGAAGCTATTTAGAGGCATTAGCAGACGGGGCTTGGAAGGATAATGAAATTGCTCCACAATTTCTCCATGTGACACAGACGGAAACAGAACGTATGATTAGATTAGTAAATGATTTATTACAGCTGTCAAAACTAGATCGTACAGATTATCGTTTAAGTAAGGAATGGATTAACTTCCCTGACTTTTTCGATAAGATCATTGATCGTTTTGAAATGACAAAGGCAGAGCATGTCACATTTATTCGCCATATACCGAATGAAGAATTATTTGTTGATATTGATACAGATAAAATTACTCAAGTTTTAGATAATATCATCTCGAATGCACTCAAATATTCCCCAGAAGGCGGCAATGTCATCTTTAATGTAGATATTTTATCAACTGACATACAGATTCGAGTGAAGGATGAGGGGGTTGGAATACCCCAGGATAGCATTAATAAAATTTTTGATCGATTTTATCGTGTGGATAAAGCACGAACTAGACAGCTTGGTGGTACAGGTTTAGGACTAGCAATTGCAAAAGAAATGGTTTACGCACATGGAGGGGATATATGGGCTACTAGTAAAGAAGGGCAAGGAACAACGGTATTCTTTACACTTCCATATGATCCTAATCAAGAGGATGAGTGGGAATGA
- a CDS encoding YycH family regulatory protein has translation MRKETMKSILLVLLVGTSLFFTWNIWGLQPYHEELENNTFFENIPISDEKRKFNEVIKPYQMFIHSNDEHFSSFQNKLLGDLWKEMQRWEFTGSNQEISRTFTNDSFLNWVDGSEDHQAKIEMRFFTGLPIDTLQTMLEWDEELDQDLQIDRIYLNVPKENETQKVYFFSTEEMTMVEASVNLTSANRYVNQVFTRRDELVSHFTFNVEGGNEFILPTEETELNSYQYVTNEIEYERFKNALFTNSRIVKQDINLSRNRFTDGTRELNIYPNQHLVEYVNPIPTNTNSVPASYLIDQSVGYLNDHGGWTDDYVLFDVDEYNQEVEFIMSVQSIPVIYSTENPFGPTVISQKWGQNEIAIYDRPLYQLTTNISTQTSTIMSGKKVEEILTSNPTINLEEMKNIFVGYELSGPVDQKYVQLSPAWYIELKDGNLLKLNESETEMRGDESGVE, from the coding sequence ATGAGAAAAGAAACGATGAAAAGTATCTTGTTGGTGCTGTTAGTAGGGACAAGCTTATTTTTTACTTGGAATATATGGGGCTTACAGCCTTACCACGAAGAGCTTGAGAACAATACCTTCTTCGAGAATATTCCAATCAGTGATGAAAAAAGAAAGTTTAATGAAGTCATTAAGCCTTACCAAATGTTTATTCACTCTAATGATGAGCATTTTAGTAGCTTTCAAAATAAGCTGCTAGGAGATTTATGGAAAGAAATGCAAAGATGGGAATTTACGGGGAGTAATCAAGAGATTTCTCGTACGTTTACGAATGATTCTTTTTTGAATTGGGTAGATGGCAGTGAAGATCATCAGGCTAAAATAGAGATGCGATTTTTTACTGGATTACCTATTGATACTCTCCAAACGATGCTAGAGTGGGATGAGGAGTTAGACCAAGACCTCCAAATCGATCGAATTTACTTAAATGTTCCTAAGGAAAATGAGACACAAAAGGTGTACTTTTTTTCAACTGAGGAAATGACGATGGTTGAAGCTTCGGTTAACTTAACTTCTGCTAATCGATACGTGAACCAGGTGTTTACTCGTCGAGATGAGTTAGTTTCTCATTTTACCTTCAATGTAGAGGGAGGAAATGAGTTCATTCTTCCAACTGAAGAAACAGAATTAAATAGCTATCAATATGTGACAAATGAAATTGAGTATGAACGATTTAAGAATGCTTTGTTTACAAATTCACGTATTGTCAAGCAAGATATTAATTTATCGAGGAATCGTTTTACCGACGGTACAAGGGAGCTCAATATTTATCCAAATCAACATCTTGTTGAATATGTAAATCCGATACCGACAAATACCAATTCAGTACCAGCCTCTTATCTAATCGATCAAAGTGTGGGCTATTTAAATGATCACGGGGGTTGGACAGATGATTATGTGTTGTTTGATGTGGATGAGTATAATCAAGAAGTGGAGTTTATTATGTCTGTTCAGTCTATACCGGTCATTTACTCGACTGAAAATCCGTTCGGACCTACTGTTATATCTCAAAAATGGGGTCAAAATGAAATTGCGATTTATGATCGACCGTTGTACCAATTAACGACGAATATTTCTACGCAAACCTCAACCATTATGTCAGGGAAAAAGGTAGAAGAAATCCTAACAAGTAATCCTACTATAAATCTAGAAGAAATGAAGAATATCTTTGTTGGATATGAGCTAAGTGGACCGGTTGATCAAAAATACGTGCAGTTATCTCCGGCCTGGTATATCGAATTAAAGGATGGGAATTTGCTAAAGCTTAATGAATCTGAGACGGAAATGAGGGGGGATGAAAGTGGAGTGGAATAA
- a CDS encoding two-component system regulatory protein YycI yields the protein MEWNKTKTIFILAFLVLDIFLAVEFFELRSKSNYDIMQEATIEEKLAAENISYSNLPKNEDKSYYITAKSKDFTVEEVKKVKGNQTLVLSSNISETFRSLTFELEKPYQLPDVNMESKVSQFLKENVMYGENYYYWYEDVKENAIICVQKFNNYPIFQAKEDHIGMVILYLNEDNQIIYYEQSMLEDIKEVDDKESAVPALKAIEALYNKNFLKANSRVDKIRYGYYTHIPLSNQQILAPTWHIAVETESGEVKDFYVNAIEGDVLESTN from the coding sequence GTGGAGTGGAATAAAACAAAGACCATTTTTATCCTCGCCTTCTTAGTGTTAGATATTTTTCTTGCAGTTGAGTTTTTCGAATTACGCTCTAAGTCCAACTATGATATTATGCAAGAGGCGACAATTGAAGAGAAGCTAGCAGCTGAAAATATTAGCTATAGCAATCTTCCTAAAAATGAAGATAAAAGCTATTATATTACAGCTAAAAGTAAAGATTTTACGGTCGAAGAAGTGAAGAAGGTAAAAGGGAACCAAACGCTCGTCCTATCAAGTAATATTTCAGAGACGTTTCGTTCGTTAACCTTTGAATTAGAAAAGCCGTATCAGCTTCCTGATGTGAATATGGAAAGCAAAGTGAGCCAGTTTTTAAAAGAAAATGTCATGTACGGAGAGAACTACTATTATTGGTATGAAGATGTAAAGGAAAATGCGATTATTTGTGTCCAAAAATTTAATAACTACCCAATTTTTCAGGCAAAAGAAGATCATATTGGCATGGTGATCTTATATTTAAATGAGGACAATCAGATTATTTATTATGAGCAATCGATGTTAGAGGATATAAAAGAAGTAGACGATAAGGAATCGGCGGTACCAGCTTTAAAGGCAATTGAAGCCTTGTACAATAAGAATTTCTTAAAGGCCAATAGTCGAGTAGACAAAATCCGTTATGGCTATTATACGCATATTCCACTTTCAAATCAGCAAATCCTTGCCCCAACGTGGCATATTGCTGTAGAAACAGAATCGGGAGAGGTAAAGGATTTCTACGTAAATGCAATTGAGGGTGACGTTTTAGAGTCTACGAACTAG
- a CDS encoding MBL fold metallo-hydrolase produces the protein MSLQFSVLASGSTGNAIYVETEEQSFLVDAGLSGKQMQGLFDQIGRDISKLSGIFVTHEHSDHIKGLGVLARKYKLPIYANEKTWQAMDGLVGQIATEQKFVFDTGSVKAFLNVDIESFGVSHDAAEPMFYVFHHEGKKLALITDTGYVSDRMKGTIYNADAFVFESNHDVSMLQMGHYPWSIKRRILSDVGHVSNEDAAIAMTDVIGDATKRIYLAHLSKDNNMKDLARMSVQQTLASKGFMTGEQFDLFDTDPLTPTPLVAI, from the coding sequence ATGAGCTTGCAGTTTAGTGTGCTTGCAAGCGGAAGTACGGGGAATGCCATCTATGTTGAAACAGAAGAGCAATCATTTTTAGTCGATGCAGGCTTAAGTGGTAAGCAAATGCAAGGTCTTTTTGATCAAATTGGACGAGACATAAGTAAGCTTTCTGGTATTTTCGTAACACATGAACACAGTGATCACATTAAAGGATTAGGTGTACTTGCTCGCAAATATAAGCTACCGATTTATGCAAATGAAAAAACATGGCAAGCAATGGATGGACTTGTTGGACAAATTGCAACAGAGCAAAAATTTGTTTTTGATACAGGGTCTGTTAAAGCATTTTTGAATGTGGATATTGAATCATTTGGAGTGAGCCATGATGCGGCTGAGCCAATGTTTTATGTGTTTCATCATGAGGGGAAGAAGCTAGCGCTTATCACGGATACTGGGTATGTAAGTGATCGAATGAAAGGCACCATTTACAATGCAGATGCCTTTGTTTTTGAAAGCAATCATGATGTTTCCATGCTGCAAATGGGGCATTATCCATGGAGTATTAAACGAAGAATTTTAAGTGATGTAGGTCATGTTTCGAACGAGGATGCTGCTATTGCCATGACCGATGTAATTGGTGATGCGACAAAACGAATTTATTTAGCACATTTAAGTAAAGACAACAACATGAAGGATCTTGCACGCATGTCTGTTCAGCAAACCCTTGCTAGCAAAGGGTTTATGACAGGAGAGCAATTTGACTTGTTCGATACGGATCCTCTTACACCTACACCACTAGTTGCTATTTAA